A window of the Chlamydia sp. genome harbors these coding sequences:
- a CDS encoding exodeoxyribonuclease V subunit gamma — MNELSHSQATFSNHPEVLLAKLAQDLFSINQTPMTKRWILVPSSDTDHWLRRELVKASSNHIFMGTHIFASFDAFVKYLFSGTPFADRSTPDHITLPLTIYHLLQESFFTSSSEVSYAHLQKLSSIFKKFYTFSQEPSTNNAYYQHLFSQLKSTYTPLETIFSSILTYPPKYPCSLHIFGYPQLPQHVASFFIALGKHFPVHFYCFSPSAAYFGDLLSDKAMALLSPKIPEPHQETWEKYVLNDRLALLANLAHRSQSLQNFFLDYSVPYEELFQPCGKNSSLEIVKDSFFHLQPIDQKLFAQSPQTIFVRQASSAFREVHELFSIISQLLHSGVPAHEIFIVSSNISKYETLLKGIFEPHLPLYQTKTEKTQTCDLRSKLFLIFSFLFSKGSLNDLLRILTHPHLLIPLETTKIGFITQKLSDYWKSLSQKAPLLTQLMHHILDEYPFIDDTGSVNETETWEIIIPLLDTLQELTANYTDSGDKTYEKHLEVIFSSLKKIFFLSTEELSLLVSLSKTLQAFTNSICSLTIFSEFCLDFLSHIPGHSQLYNQPGPFVGSLNSLSLIPKGYTFILGANKRDLSLDTSFLIDPSLMQEDLLFSSTEDEDHLHFLQTIVSTKHQLHISYLSSSKNPALPNSALKHLLDAVPIREEILSGKLYAKDNFSSQPLHQSYHTYYRMAQVSSLQNKAPSLFTTSETQPIPTYISLKHLIKAFKDPLNVFLNTQHGFSFHPKSVFSKSEKVFPSPYDAKAFWDHHLSSRSPLPTTNYLSAFTESLYTQVQDSINQRLETLQEDPLTAPFSVIFSHQLFHDLKSPHDKHVPPISLALNQKTVYLQGDVRGVCSQGVYLFSMLPGETFKKNNKKQGFPRDLFELESYLESYLSLAMLQFTQLLPKEATVLRVTPYAIEPIQPPFCSPEAYLLRVLSLYEYIQNHAVPLLSAQAWEYLKKTDTAPSLIKKLLDNEEDPLANSFWLFHNRDTEEICSALSTEILTQLLALFVNPDIQ; from the coding sequence ATGAATGAACTATCTCACAGCCAAGCAACGTTTAGCAACCACCCAGAAGTTCTTCTGGCTAAACTTGCTCAAGACCTGTTCTCTATCAACCAAACTCCCATGACAAAACGATGGATCCTGGTGCCGAGCTCAGACACAGATCACTGGCTACGAAGAGAATTGGTAAAGGCTTCATCCAATCACATCTTCATGGGGACGCATATTTTTGCCTCTTTCGATGCTTTTGTCAAATACTTATTCTCTGGGACGCCTTTTGCTGACCGCTCAACTCCTGATCACATTACTTTACCACTCACGATTTATCATCTCTTACAAGAGTCTTTTTTCACTTCTTCTTCAGAAGTTTCTTATGCGCATCTGCAAAAACTTTCTTCTATTTTTAAAAAATTTTACACGTTTTCCCAAGAACCTTCGACTAATAATGCATACTACCAACATCTGTTTTCACAGTTAAAAAGTACATATACTCCTTTAGAAACGATCTTCTCTTCAATCCTAACCTATCCTCCCAAATATCCTTGTTCTCTCCATATTTTTGGATACCCACAACTCCCCCAGCATGTTGCTTCCTTTTTCATTGCTTTAGGCAAACATTTTCCCGTACATTTTTATTGTTTTTCCCCCAGTGCAGCCTATTTCGGAGATTTACTGTCTGATAAGGCTATGGCTCTGCTCTCTCCTAAAATTCCAGAACCTCACCAAGAGACTTGGGAAAAATACGTGTTAAATGATCGGTTAGCCTTATTGGCAAACCTTGCTCACCGCTCTCAATCTTTACAAAACTTCTTTTTGGACTATAGCGTTCCCTATGAAGAGCTCTTTCAACCTTGTGGAAAAAATTCTTCCTTAGAAATCGTAAAAGATAGCTTTTTCCATCTACAACCCATAGATCAAAAGCTCTTTGCTCAATCACCTCAAACTATTTTCGTACGACAAGCGTCTTCTGCCTTCCGAGAAGTCCACGAATTATTTTCTATTATCTCCCAGCTCCTTCACTCAGGAGTTCCTGCACATGAAATATTTATCGTTTCTTCTAACATCTCTAAGTACGAAACTCTCTTAAAAGGTATTTTTGAACCGCACCTTCCCCTATACCAAACTAAAACTGAAAAGACTCAAACATGCGATCTGAGAAGCAAATTATTCCTAATATTTTCTTTTCTATTCTCTAAAGGTTCTCTAAATGATCTATTACGCATCCTAACCCATCCTCACCTGCTTATCCCTTTAGAAACTACGAAAATCGGCTTCATTACACAGAAACTTTCTGACTACTGGAAATCTTTATCACAAAAAGCACCTCTACTCACCCAACTCATGCATCACATTTTGGATGAATATCCTTTCATCGATGATACAGGAAGTGTGAACGAAACAGAAACCTGGGAAATCATTATTCCCCTTCTTGATACATTACAAGAACTCACTGCTAACTATACAGACTCCGGGGATAAGACCTATGAGAAACATCTAGAAGTCATCTTTTCCTCTTTGAAAAAGATCTTTTTCCTATCTACAGAAGAACTTTCTCTTCTTGTTTCTCTATCGAAAACTTTACAAGCTTTTACAAACTCTATCTGCTCCTTAACTATTTTCTCAGAATTTTGCTTAGATTTTCTTTCACATATTCCTGGTCACAGCCAACTATATAATCAGCCGGGACCGTTTGTTGGGTCTTTGAATAGTCTCAGCCTAATCCCTAAAGGCTATACCTTCATTCTTGGCGCTAATAAAAGAGATCTCTCTTTAGATACAAGTTTTCTGATAGATCCTTCGCTCATGCAGGAAGACTTGCTTTTTTCTTCTACAGAAGATGAAGATCATCTACATTTCCTGCAAACGATCGTTTCTACTAAACATCAGCTACATATTAGTTATCTTTCCTCTTCAAAAAATCCCGCTTTACCCAATTCTGCTCTCAAACATTTATTAGATGCTGTACCTATCCGAGAGGAGATTCTTTCTGGGAAACTCTATGCAAAAGATAACTTTTCTTCTCAGCCATTACATCAGTCTTATCACACCTACTACCGTATGGCCCAGGTTTCATCTTTACAAAACAAAGCACCTTCTCTTTTTACTACTTCTGAGACACAACCTATTCCTACTTATATATCCCTCAAACATCTTATCAAGGCATTCAAAGATCCACTTAATGTTTTCCTAAACACTCAACATGGCTTTTCTTTTCATCCTAAATCTGTCTTCTCAAAATCTGAAAAAGTATTTCCTAGTCCTTACGATGCAAAAGCCTTTTGGGATCACCATCTGTCTTCCCGATCCCCGCTTCCCACGACTAACTATCTTTCTGCATTCACCGAATCCTTATATACTCAAGTACAAGATTCGATAAATCAACGGTTAGAGACTTTACAAGAAGATCCGTTGACGGCTCCTTTTTCTGTAATCTTTTCTCACCAGCTCTTCCATGACCTTAAAAGTCCTCACGATAAGCACGTCCCCCCTATTTCCCTTGCTCTCAACCAAAAAACCGTATATCTTCAAGGGGACGTTCGCGGGGTTTGCTCACAAGGAGTGTATTTATTCTCCATGCTTCCTGGAGAAACTTTTAAAAAAAACAATAAAAAACAGGGTTTCCCTAGAGACTTGTTCGAGCTTGAATCCTATCTCGAATCTTATCTCTCCTTAGCAATGCTTCAATTTACACAACTTCTTCCCAAAGAAGCGACTGTTCTCCGCGTGACTCCCTATGCTATTGAACCCATACAACCTCCTTTCTGCTCTCCAGAAGCCTATCTTCTTCGTGTACTGAGTCTGTACGAGTACATACAAAACCATGCGGTTCCCCTTCTTTCCGCACAAGCCTGGGAATATCTCAAGAAAACCGATACAGCGCCTTCTCTCATAAAAAAATTATTGGATAATGAAGAAGATCCTCTGGCAAATAGCTTCTGGTTGTTTCACAATCGCGATACAGAGGAAATCTGCTCAGCTCTTTCTACAGAAATTCTTACCCAGCTTCTTGCTCTCTTTGTAAACCCGGATATACAATAA
- a CDS encoding MFS transporter: MNITARKRSFRALVVTHFLTIINDNLYKFLLVFFLLEGKNLEENAKILSLVSFFFALPYILLAPFSGSLADRFQKRNIILLTRVVEIICAILGVFFFHINSVMGGYTVLVLMACHSAIFGPAKMGILPEMLPIEELSKANGMMTAATYSGSILGSCLAPLMVDLTQDFVTNSYELSVCFCVVSSILSLFIAFGIRASNVKNKRQKITYVSFKNLWTVFQETRKIAYLTVSVFFVAFFLFVGAYVQLQIIPFVEFTLGYSKHYGAYLFPIVAVGMGVGSYMAGWLSGKDIKLGFSPLASLGVGFSMMVLCLFSFSITAVLILLFCLGLFGGIYQVPLHAYIQLVSPEHKRGQVLALNNFLDFLGVLMAAGVVRLLGSGLRLTPDQSFLYMGALVVSFAILSLWLFKEHVYRLLLTRVLGRQLRKSFSAPKAEKVCCFFASATSYKEARRILALFPKTLRSRVFILDKKLQPGWTSYLIPHFVTTIFSYGVEGQAFSSWIDRQVEEVGALLKKQPSLGIVCLGDQVQSQLFFTQLKQAGLSVQYVQLVQDTGPQYSLLVSQ; the protein is encoded by the coding sequence ATGAATATTACTGCAAGGAAACGATCTTTCCGGGCATTGGTCGTTACACATTTTCTTACGATTATAAACGACAATCTCTATAAGTTTCTGTTAGTTTTTTTCTTATTGGAGGGAAAAAATTTAGAAGAGAATGCCAAGATCCTCTCTTTGGTTAGTTTCTTTTTTGCTCTCCCTTACATCCTACTGGCACCTTTCTCGGGTAGTTTGGCAGATCGGTTTCAAAAACGGAATATTATTTTGTTAACCCGTGTTGTCGAAATCATCTGTGCCATTTTAGGTGTTTTCTTCTTCCACATCAATTCGGTAATGGGGGGTTATACTGTTTTGGTATTGATGGCTTGTCATTCCGCCATTTTTGGTCCGGCAAAAATGGGTATACTACCAGAAATGCTTCCTATAGAAGAGCTATCAAAAGCAAATGGAATGATGACTGCAGCTACATATTCAGGGAGTATTCTAGGGTCGTGCTTAGCACCACTCATGGTTGATTTAACTCAAGATTTTGTTACGAATAGTTATGAGTTGTCGGTTTGTTTTTGTGTTGTATCTTCAATTTTGAGCTTATTTATCGCCTTTGGGATTCGTGCAAGCAATGTAAAAAATAAAAGACAGAAAATCACATATGTGAGTTTTAAAAATCTTTGGACCGTCTTTCAGGAAACCCGTAAGATAGCTTACCTTACGGTTTCTGTGTTTTTTGTCGCTTTCTTCCTTTTCGTTGGTGCGTATGTCCAATTGCAGATTATTCCTTTTGTAGAGTTTACCCTGGGATATTCGAAACATTATGGAGCTTATCTATTTCCTATAGTAGCTGTAGGAATGGGAGTGGGCTCTTATATGGCGGGTTGGTTGTCTGGAAAAGACATCAAGCTAGGGTTTTCCCCCCTAGCTTCGTTAGGGGTTGGCTTTTCTATGATGGTCCTTTGTTTATTCTCGTTTTCGATAACCGCAGTTCTTATTCTTCTTTTTTGTTTAGGCCTTTTTGGCGGAATCTATCAAGTTCCCTTACATGCGTATATCCAGCTTGTCAGTCCTGAGCACAAAAGGGGTCAGGTATTAGCTTTAAATAATTTTTTAGATTTTTTAGGCGTTTTAATGGCTGCTGGGGTTGTTCGTTTGTTAGGGTCGGGTCTGCGCTTAACTCCAGATCAAAGTTTCCTTTATATGGGAGCGTTGGTTGTGAGTTTTGCAATACTTTCTCTTTGGCTATTCAAAGAACATGTGTATCGTTTGCTTTTAACTCGAGTGCTAGGTAGACAGCTGAGGAAAAGTTTTTCTGCTCCTAAAGCAGAAAAAGTATGTTGCTTTTTTGCATCCGCTACTTCCTATAAGGAGGCACGCCGTATTCTTGCATTATTTCCTAAAACATTACGTAGTCGTGTGTTTATCTTAGACAAAAAACTACAGCCGGGGTGGACCTCTTATTTAATCCCTCATTTTGTGACCACTATTTTCTCGTATGGGGTTGAAGGACAAGCTTTTTCTTCTTGGATAGATCGACAAGTGGAAGAGGTTGGTGCGCTATTGAAAAAACAGCCTTCTTTAGGCATTGTTTGTTTAGGGGATCAGGTCCAAAGTCAGCTTTTCTTTACTCAATTGAAACAGGCTGGGCTATCAGTGCAATATGTGCAACTAGTTCAGGATACCGGTCCTCAGTATTCTTTGCTTGTATCTCAGTAA
- the topA gene encoding type I DNA topoisomerase translates to MKKSLIIVESPAKIKTLRKLLGEGFIFDSSLGHIVDLPAKGFGIDIENGFIPDYQILEGKEDVIRKICAEAKNCDVVYLAPDPDREGEAIAWHIANQLPKNTKIQRISFNAITKSAVTEALKHPRAIDMALVNAQQARRFLDRIVGYKISPILGRKLQRWSGISAGRVQSVALKLVVDREYAIEKFVPVEFWNIRVHLKDPKSEKAFWAHLHSVNGKKWEKEIPEGKTPEEVTLINSKEKADQIVVLLESAKYFVDRVESKEKKRHAYPPFITSTLQQEASRHYRFSSSRTMNIAQTLYEGVDLDNHGTVGLITYMRTDSVRTDPEAVKQVRNYIKNSFGEEYVPPSPNVYASKKMAQDAHEAIRPTDVSLTPDAVRSKLTDDQYKLYALIWKRFIASQMTSAIYDTLTIRITTNKKIDLRATGSCLKFKGFLAVYEEKTDEEGEEEENIHLPKLLEQDALDKEKVEAEQSHTKPLPRFTEASLVKELEKSGIGRPSTYATIMNKIQSREYTLKEGQRLRPTELGKVVCQFLETNFPRIMDIGFTAKMEDELELIADNKKPWKQLLQEFCELFLPFVVTAEKEAFIPRIVTEMDCPKCHKGKLVKIWAKNRYFFGCSEYPACDYKTSEEELTFDKNEYAEDTPWDAPCALCGGHMKVRHGKFGSFLGCENYPQCHHIINLFKKGEVGSEPEEMVGCPAEGCSGHLVKRRSRFNKMFYSCSEYPSCSVIGNTIDAVLEKYTGTQKTPYEKKPKKKKVASTKKGKESKITKKPALSKKRTVPTYMPSAALAAVIGPDLVSLPEATKKIWAYIKANGLQSLDNKRVIVPDSKLKGVIGEEPIDMFALSKKLSANLIKGE, encoded by the coding sequence ATGAAAAAATCCTTAATCATCGTTGAGTCCCCAGCTAAGATTAAAACTCTAAGGAAGTTATTAGGAGAAGGGTTTATTTTTGACTCCTCTTTAGGGCATATTGTCGATCTTCCTGCAAAAGGGTTTGGTATTGATATTGAAAATGGATTTATTCCGGATTACCAAATTTTAGAGGGAAAAGAAGACGTCATTCGGAAAATTTGTGCGGAAGCAAAAAACTGTGATGTTGTTTATCTGGCTCCTGATCCAGACCGGGAAGGAGAAGCTATAGCGTGGCATATTGCCAATCAACTGCCAAAAAATACAAAAATTCAACGTATTTCTTTCAATGCGATTACGAAAAGTGCTGTTACAGAAGCATTGAAACATCCGAGAGCTATTGATATGGCTTTAGTGAATGCGCAGCAGGCACGACGGTTTCTTGATCGCATAGTGGGATATAAAATTTCTCCTATCTTAGGTCGTAAGCTGCAACGTTGGTCTGGAATTTCCGCTGGTAGAGTGCAGTCTGTAGCTTTAAAATTAGTTGTCGATCGCGAATATGCTATAGAGAAGTTCGTTCCTGTCGAGTTTTGGAATATCCGTGTACATCTCAAAGATCCTAAAAGTGAAAAGGCTTTTTGGGCTCATTTACATTCTGTAAATGGGAAAAAATGGGAAAAGGAAATTCCAGAAGGAAAAACTCCAGAAGAAGTTACTTTAATTAACTCTAAAGAGAAAGCAGATCAAATTGTTGTTCTATTAGAATCTGCTAAGTATTTTGTAGACCGTGTAGAGTCTAAAGAGAAAAAACGGCACGCATATCCGCCATTCATTACTTCCACTTTACAGCAGGAAGCTAGCCGTCACTATCGCTTTTCTTCTTCCAGAACCATGAATATTGCCCAGACCTTGTATGAAGGAGTAGATTTAGATAATCATGGTACAGTGGGATTAATTACCTACATGAGAACAGATTCAGTTCGGACTGATCCTGAAGCAGTAAAACAAGTGCGCAATTACATTAAAAATAGTTTTGGAGAAGAATATGTCCCTCCTTCTCCAAATGTATATGCCTCAAAAAAAATGGCTCAAGATGCTCATGAAGCCATACGTCCTACGGATGTTTCTTTAACTCCAGATGCTGTTCGTAGTAAGTTAACAGACGATCAATATAAGCTTTACGCCCTGATATGGAAGCGTTTTATAGCTTCGCAAATGACATCTGCGATTTATGATACTCTTACTATTCGTATTACGACGAATAAAAAGATTGATCTGCGGGCGACGGGATCTTGTTTGAAGTTTAAAGGGTTCTTAGCTGTCTATGAGGAGAAAACAGATGAGGAAGGAGAAGAAGAAGAAAATATTCATCTTCCAAAGCTTCTGGAGCAGGATGCACTTGATAAGGAAAAAGTAGAAGCAGAGCAATCACATACCAAACCTTTACCACGTTTTACAGAGGCTTCTTTAGTTAAGGAGTTAGAAAAATCAGGAATAGGGAGACCTTCCACCTATGCCACTATCATGAATAAGATTCAGAGTCGGGAGTATACCTTGAAAGAAGGGCAAAGATTGCGTCCTACCGAACTTGGAAAGGTCGTATGTCAATTCTTGGAGACAAATTTCCCTCGTATCATGGATATCGGTTTCACGGCCAAGATGGAAGATGAGTTGGAACTGATCGCCGATAACAAAAAACCCTGGAAGCAGTTATTACAAGAATTTTGTGAATTGTTCCTGCCTTTTGTTGTTACTGCTGAGAAAGAAGCGTTTATTCCTCGCATTGTGACAGAAATGGATTGCCCAAAATGTCATAAGGGGAAATTAGTGAAGATTTGGGCTAAAAATCGATACTTCTTTGGCTGTTCCGAATATCCAGCTTGTGATTACAAAACTTCAGAAGAAGAACTGACGTTTGATAAAAATGAATACGCTGAAGATACTCCCTGGGATGCTCCTTGTGCTCTTTGTGGAGGACACATGAAGGTTCGACATGGAAAATTCGGAAGCTTTTTAGGCTGCGAGAATTATCCACAATGTCACCACATTATAAATCTTTTTAAGAAAGGGGAAGTTGGTTCTGAGCCTGAAGAAATGGTAGGATGCCCTGCAGAAGGTTGCTCTGGCCATCTTGTTAAAAGAAGATCTCGATTTAATAAAATGTTTTACTCTTGCTCGGAATATCCTTCTTGTAGCGTGATTGGGAACACTATAGACGCAGTTCTTGAAAAATATACAGGAACACAGAAGACTCCGTACGAGAAGAAACCGAAGAAGAAGAAAGTAGCTTCTACTAAAAAAGGAAAAGAAAGCAAAATAACGAAGAAACCAGCACTCTCGAAAAAACGAACTGTTCCCACTTACATGCCCTCTGCAGCCTTAGCTGCTGTGATTGGTCCAGATCTTGTAAGCCTTCCAGAGGCTACAAAAAAGATCTGGGCATATATTAAAGCTAATGGATTACAATCCCTCGATAACAAAAGAGTTATTGTCCCAGATAGTAAGTTGAAAGGAGTTATAGGGGAAGAGCCCATTGATATGTTCGCCTTATCAAAAAAATTGAGCGCCAATTTAATAAAAGGAGAATAG
- the dusB gene encoding tRNA dihydrouridine synthase DusB: protein MASTIFIKNLPLKSPIVYAPLAGFSDYPYRRMSAQYHPALMFCEMVKMEGLHYCPKRTLRLLDFSESMRPIGGQLCGSRPELAGESAKVLEDLGFDLIDLNCGCPTDRITKDGSGSGMLKTPELIGKVIEKMVEAVSLPVTVKIRSGWDFEHINVEETVRIIKESGASAVFVHGRTRSQGYNGPSNLDFISQAKQAAGNHFPVFGNGDVFSPEAAKTMLETTLCDGILVARGTMGAPWIGKQIEDYLTTGTYSTPSFSMRKQAFIQHLQWIEEYYQSEEKLLTDTRKLCGYYLILSPKVRSLRAGLAKASSAKEIYQLIENFEEPQEEVEELFSE from the coding sequence ATGGCTTCTACAATTTTTATAAAAAATCTTCCTCTCAAATCCCCGATAGTTTACGCCCCTTTAGCCGGATTTTCTGATTACCCCTATCGCCGTATGTCAGCCCAATACCATCCCGCACTCATGTTTTGCGAAATGGTTAAAATGGAGGGGCTGCACTACTGTCCTAAACGAACGTTACGTCTACTAGATTTTTCAGAATCTATGCGCCCTATCGGTGGCCAACTCTGTGGTAGCCGCCCGGAGCTTGCTGGAGAATCTGCAAAAGTACTAGAGGATTTAGGATTTGATCTCATAGATCTTAACTGTGGATGCCCCACAGACCGCATTACTAAAGATGGTAGCGGTTCCGGAATGCTTAAAACTCCAGAGCTAATAGGCAAAGTCATTGAGAAGATGGTAGAGGCTGTTTCTCTTCCTGTAACTGTTAAAATCCGTTCTGGCTGGGATTTCGAACATATTAACGTTGAAGAAACCGTCCGTATTATCAAAGAAAGTGGTGCTAGCGCTGTCTTTGTACATGGAAGAACCCGTTCGCAAGGATATAACGGGCCCAGTAACTTAGATTTTATTTCACAAGCAAAACAAGCTGCAGGTAATCATTTTCCTGTTTTCGGAAACGGAGATGTTTTCTCCCCAGAGGCCGCTAAAACTATGCTAGAAACCACTCTTTGCGATGGAATCCTTGTTGCTCGAGGTACTATGGGAGCTCCTTGGATTGGGAAGCAAATAGAAGATTACCTAACGACAGGGACATACTCCACTCCTTCCTTCTCCATGAGAAAACAAGCTTTCATACAGCATTTACAATGGATAGAGGAGTATTACCAAAGCGAAGAAAAACTATTAACAGACACGCGAAAACTTTGCGGCTATTACTTAATACTTTCTCCTAAAGTACGTTCTTTGCGCGCAGGTTTAGCCAAAGCTTCTTCAGCAAAGGAAATCTATCAACTTATTGAAAATTTTGAAGAACCCCAGGAAGAGGTTGAAGAACTCTTTTCTGAATAG
- a CDS encoding YggT family protein, whose amino-acid sequence MLSYLLRTAVNIYSFLILIYVLCSWLPECHNMQWYRVIRRWVTPYLRIFHKFVPRIGFIDISPMIALLCLGILPFMILKILHFIVLNVFQSPWLLQFL is encoded by the coding sequence ATGCTTTCTTATTTGCTTAGAACTGCAGTTAATATTTATAGTTTTTTAATTCTAATTTACGTTCTTTGTTCTTGGCTGCCAGAATGCCACAATATGCAGTGGTATCGAGTCATTCGTCGTTGGGTAACCCCATATCTCCGTATTTTTCATAAATTTGTACCTCGCATAGGATTTATCGACATTAGCCCAATGATTGCTCTCCTTTGTCTTGGAATTCTTCCTTTCATGATTCTAAAAATTTTACATTTCATTGTTTTGAATGTGTTTCAATCACCATGGCTTCTACAATTTTTATAA